The sequence CCTTTCAATATAGCCAGAGAGTGGTTTTCTGAGAGCTGGGCAGGTTTCATATATGAATAAAAGCAAACCGAACATATATTACACCTTTTTATTGTTTGGGGTGAATGTTTATTTGTGGAGGAGTGTTGGCTGGGTTTGCACATCTGAGACATTGTCAGTGGCCATTTTGCTCAGGCAAACAGTTGTACCTTTCCATCACAGTAAGGAATAAACAAAAGTTTACGTTACCTGTGTGTTTAAGTAATAGGGGAAAAACATGCAGCCACTAAACAAAAGACATTTGGGAACTTGCTTGTTCCTGCTGTGTTGAATGGTACTCCGGCACCACGCCTCTTGTAGAAATAACACTTTGCCGCCTCTTACTACCAAAATACAGTTCCAGAAATACTCAgacttttttcttggtttttctcaTTCACAAAATGAATTAGAGCACCCTTCATGGGTGCTCTAAGAAGCACACTTAGACCACCGTTTATCATAAAACCTGGCAGCTGCTTTATGGTATCAACAACTCATCTCACCAGCTGGGCAAGGAGGTTCTATCCCTCGGAGCACCCTAAGTTCCCTGAGTAATGATGCAATGTGAACATCTGACTCGACTAGACTGCTGTGAAGCCTCACCATAAAACTGTCACTATAAATAACAAATGTGTCCATTATTTAGCATTGGTATTCCAATTTCAGGAGTTAGTTATTTAAGCAGCTCTAACTACAGTTTAAATAAATGTACCTGATGCTTTGAACAAAAACTCAGAGCTTATGACTGGTAGAACATGAGAAGCCACCTTTCTCTGCTGATTTCACACGAAGGTTTTTACCTCAGTCTCAACAGTATTCTGTTTCCTAGGGCTTCCTGGAAGACCATTTCCGCCATGTTACAACTTACCTTTATGCTAGCCTAGTGCTAGGAGAACTTGTGTTATTCTGTTTAGTTGATCACCCTCCCTTCTTCTCTAAAGCTGTCAGCAGTGCTGTAAGTATAACATAGCTTTTCATAATGCATTGCTTTATTGCTCAAACAGGAATTTAAATTTTTGGGGATACACAGGAACATGATAATGTGGGAGATATAAGATGCATCACTCTGTATAAAGGCTGACGGTTTTAAAAGGATACTGGCAGAATTTGGGATAACAGTACTCTGTCTCTCTATGTTTGAAAAACTAAAAACCTCTTCCATTTTCATTGAAACCAGTAGATAGGGCTCATACTgcttccctgtgctctcctgtgCAGCAGTGCTCTCTTTGAGGTATGAGTATGGCAGAGCTCTGTGCTTCAGAAAATTAATGTCTTTGGGTATGAAGAATGATACTCTTTGTTCCTCCATCTGAGACATTACTCAAAGTCTAATTCTCCAAAGTCTGTCGATCCCATTGATCCTCCATGATACGTTTACACTGTCAGGGTCaatgaaggggggggggtgtaACTTTTTGATTGCTTTTCCTGGGGAAGCACAGAAGGGGATTATATTCATCTTACACATGCCCTTTTCTATATATAAATATCATCcatgtttttccttccctcagaGTCAGTGTCCAGAAGCCAGcagttcttttctttccaaaatcacATACTGGTGGTTCTCTGggtaagaaaacacagaaaaagacgTGTTTTTGCTAGAATATCAGAAAAAACCAGCAGCATAAGAGAGGGTGTAGACGACAGCCAGTAGGAAACATCTCAGCTCCCGAGTTAGCTTATGCAGTGAGGATTTAAATTCTTTCTCTGTGGACTTGAGGTATTCTTACAAGATCAAATTATAAAAATTTAACTTACTTTTCTCAAAATAGTTCAAAACACAAATTGTCATTCTAGATAATTCTCTTCCCCCTTCCAACTACCCTTCCAGTGCCCTCCCAATCTTGAAATAGACCTCAGCAATCTCAAAAGATCACTGCACACCAACCACAGCCCTGTCTGCATGCCAGACCTTCCTGTAACAAGTGATGGGCAAGGGTGAGTGAGGACATTGGCCCAGCCTGCTGCGTAGCACTCAGAAGTAGATGATTACATACCTTGGGCCTAACGTCCGCTATGATAAGGCCTCATCTGTGTTTCACTGGGCCACAGAATAAGTTAAACTGAACTTTGTCCCCCACTGCCCAAGACCCAACTGTCAGTATGGACTAGAAATTAGGGCTTACCTGCAAATCCTCATTATGTTGGCAGAATATAGCACGGGGATTTGAAGCAAAACTGCTGTTCCTAAATGTTCATATTTGTTCTGGGAAAGGATAGTCCTGAGTAGTGTTTTATGTAAGTAAGTCCCTGTGTGCTCTCTGGCGCACTGACTTGAAGCCCATCTGTTCTGAAAATGTTATAGGCACAACAAATTCTTCTGTGCTTACCTTACAGCAGTCTCTGTGTTCTCCAGGCTTGTCTGGAAAGGCTGTCAGCAGTCCCTGGGGGTGGATGACTTGTGGCCAGTGAGGAAAGAGGACTCTGCTGAAGAAATTGTTGCCTGTGCTGAAAGAGAGTGGAAGAAGTGTCGTAGCAGAACCCAGCAGTGAGTACTTCATCTAGAGAGCGTGTCATGGACTCAGCTGGGCAGTTTCTCTCTTGCCTCTAGATGATATAAACAAATATGCTCACAGGTGCTGGTGTGCCATCTCAGAACAGGCTTTAATCCCCTCCGTTCCCCATGGAGTGCTAGACAGACTGGTTCAGCACATATTCAGGCTCTGAACATAAGCTCTGCTAGTGCTTCCTATCTGGACAAGAAAATGGTTGAAAGATTCAATCCCACTGAATTATTTGTCCattaaacaacaagaagaaaaggatAGCATAAATAAACTGATCCAAGTAATGCTCTGCTATGAAAACTTGGGGGTCTTTATTCTTCAGCATGTGAACCCTCAGTAAGTGAGTTCCTTTGTACAAAATCTGATTTTAAGTGTTGAAATCTGCTGGAGAACATCCTTCCATTCCTGGAAGCACAGAACTGTAAAATTTTTTGAGAGAGTTTTTTGATGAGCCTTTATACTGGACATGAGACCCAGTGTgagatatttaataattttttgaaaGCACCAGATCCCCAAGCTTTCTCCAGTTATGGCTAGCTTTctcattgtttctttctttagaaaaatggaGTCTGCTACATTTAAGAAGGGTCAGAAGAGTGAAACTGGCATAGCAGAATCTGAAGAGACAGAGGTTCTACTGCAATCAGAGTACAGTCAGAGCGGGCCCTTACTGAAAGCATTTTGGAGCATGTTTGGAACCTATTTCCTTCTCAGCACTGCCTGCTTAGTTATCTGTGATGTATTCTTGTTCTCCGTCCCAAAGTTACTGAGGTATGTGCATATTTATAATGTATTTCTGTCACATGTACGAGATTGCCCTGTGCCCCTCACAGAGAGATGTGTAGCCAGCACCCACAGATGTGGACACACAAACACTTTTGAAATCTCCTATTGCTGATTGAGAAGAGCTCTATTATCATTTGTGCTAAGCCCATAGTCAACTCAGTggggaagaaaaacccaaaacactgtcTAAAGCTGTGCACGCTTTCTCCGCTGCTGTGTTCCAACAGCGGAAAGGACAGGCTGCATTAAGcctttttacttttcacttttaCTAAGCTTTTTTACTTTACTAGAACAGGAGTGAGTTATATCATGGTTCTACATATCACATCATTTGCACAGGCTGTCAACCGCTTGCTATATTCTTAACGCTCCGTGTTGCCTGACTAATTATAAAGCACAGCTGTGCATCCTACACATCTTAAATCGCTTATTTAGTCATTTGACATAATGCTTTGTGGATTGTGTTGGTACAACACAAACCTCCGTTACAGTGTATTTTCAAGAGCAAAAATCACATCTTAGTTATTAAGATTATGAGAAGTTCTGGAAATGTCAATGACTTCCTTAGATTATGGGTCCCAATTTGCATATTTATGACAGATTCATAAAATTCAGGAGCCATCCTTAACACTGAAAATGAGGTCTCCCCTGAGAAGATGCTGAGATCACAGGTTGCTTCAAAACCAAGAGTGGCCAAATGTCAAAAATCTGGATATTATAAGACATAGGATACTTAGGagtttttccagttcttctgCTATTTTACCGATAAACATTAGCCAGAGAGAATACAGAAAAAATCCctggtatttctgcatttttgcatGTCAGATATTTCATCAGTTCTACATGGATTCATCAACATTTTGCTCTTGTCTTGCAGCCTTTTCCTGGAGTTCATTGAAGATGAAGAAGCACCTAGCTGgcatggctatttctatgccttcGCTATGTTCCTTTTGGCTTGTCTCCAGACTCTGTTTGAACAACGGTATATGTACATGTGTCTTGTTCTGGGGTTGAGACTGAAAACTGCAGTTACAGGGCTTGTGTACAGGAAGGTGAGCCTGTAGCTTCCTATTCAGCCTTATTTTTCTCTACCCCTACATTAGCAGTTATGATATTTGGTTGTAACAATATCAGGGGAGATGTTATTAGAAACTACTTTTAGGATGCAATTCTGTGCTATATTCATCTCTGAAGAGTACGTGGGAGGTATTCTActatttgtttttcagctcttacctctgaaggaaaagacaagaaaaggaaCGAGGAAAAAGCAACATAAACTTTCTTATGCTGTAGATTATGGTTGTGGAAAGGAGTAAATTCTCCATCTTAAAGTGAGGTCACATATCCCAAGGCATGTTTTCAGTACCTAGgatttgacatttttttccatcttttttttttctttccttctttctaaggaaaagaaagttgTTTGATTTTTGGACGAAAGCTGTTGTTTGATGacacctttcctttcttctctacCCTGTCTAGATCCTAGTTATGTCAAACGCATCAAGGAAAGCAGCAACAGTGGGTGAAATTGTTAATCTGGTGTCTGTTGATGTCCAAAAGCTAATGGATCTGATTATCTATTTCAATGGGACCTGGCTTGCTCCTATTCGGATTATCATCTGCTTTATCTTCTTGTGGCAGGTAAAATACGATAACAGTACTTATCAATCCCTTTCTATTCTAGGTATCAAAGGAAAAAGGAGTTTTCAAAATTCTGCTTAGAGCTTTGCTGGTCTGAATAACATGAAATTGCCATATTTTTCTTAGCTCTGTAGCATTGTGgattcacttttctttttagaagataCTATTTGTATGAATTCCTTACCTGATCCTTCATTTCTTACCTGTGTATTCGGCATTCAGACTCTTGTAGGAAAGACTGAGAGTATGGTTATTCTGAGCTGACTGAAACTTCTGCCTCAGATTTTCCTCTGTCACATCTCTTTTAAACCAAAACGTGGTGGCCCAGTGCAGGCTGAGAGTTCAAGCTCCTCAGCACAGTTACAGAACATAAAAGAGAACAGTCGGAAACAGCAACTTGACGCGCTTCATCCTGAAGCCTGATTACCACAATATCAGTGAAACAGTTTGAAGTGAAGTTGTATGATAAAGTCTGTTGAATTTCATAGGTATAAAGAACTTTAGCAAGGAGAGAGCAAAACCTGAATTAGAAATAAAGGATGATAATCTGAAagatcctttttttccttctaattcaaTGTACGGTATTCTCGCAGCAAGATAAAGCCCTATTTCTTAGTCCCTGTTTTTGTCAGCACACCAAATGGAAGTATGAGCACTATAGAGACAGGTGATTCCCAGGAGCTTTCCAGAGGCCTTTGAGACCTTTTGCTAACCAGAATGGACTGTGCCTTGTGCCTGGCAGGACACTATGACCTTGAAAAATCAGTAGCGATGTATGGACGGTTGAAAAATCATCATCACTTTTCTAGCGATGTTGACAAACTGAATGTGGCTGCATGTTGTTGGAATGTAATTAACACTTTATTTACTAGTATTCATAGACCATTTGTGTAAAGAATACTTTTATCTCTCTGCGTATACCAGCACTCACTTCTCTAGCCAACGTAAGCCATCTGTAGAGAGATGTAACTAAAACATGAGAAACAAGCTCTCTATTTTGATACTCATTGTGAACCCTGGTATCCAAGAGCTGTCTCCAGAGTATGTTGCACAGTAGAGTGCTGCCATTTCATCTCACGAGTTGATGTAGCTTGACAAGCTGAGTTATTCAGTTTgttgagggtttgggtttgttttttaaacaaaacctggTTTTGTTTCGGGTCACTTACTTATGCCAGCCACAAGATGTCCTCCTTAACGCATCCAAGAGCAGATGGGCAGCAACAGAAATGAAATGAATTCTCAGTGTGCTTCTGGATCACTTTCAGCACTAATGTAGTTCCTTCTTAGGGAAGCAAATAAATTCAGCAGAGTATGATGACAGGAGTTCCCCTGCCTGGAGAGTTAACAATCCACAGTGCTTAGGGAACACAATTCCCAGGAAAGGCAAAGGCAAGATTAAAGCCTTAGCCATTAGGGATGTCAGTCATAAGTTCAAATAAGAGGGAAGGTGAGCAAGGGGGAATGGAAAACAGTCATTTCTAGtaatcttcctctttccttttcgcTCCTGGCAGCTTCTTGGGCCATCTGCCTTGGCTTCAATTGctgtattcttttttcttttgcctctgaaTTTCATGATCACTAAGAAGAGGAGTCAGTTTCAGGTACGTTTTGCTTCATAAAAATGAAGTGGTTTACTGACTTGAATTATGCTAGGATACTACTTTTAAATCTAAGTTAAAGGCTGCCATGCTCTTCTAGAAAAGGATCATATGGAACCCAAGGAGACTGATGATTACAGTAGacatgttggggggggggggggaagaaaaaagaagtagtaTTGTACTGAAGCATAACACTAACATTTGACATCAAGTGATACCTTAATATTTATTATTCGTGCTGACCATGACTGTCTGAAGGAACATAGGAGGATTCGAAGCCTGCCAAGCTTCTTGAAGTTTAGGGTAAGCTCTCGCGTGTTCAGTCTTTTGCCTTGTTTGCCTACCGTTGCTGTGTTTTTTATGTATTGCCAGTAAAAATAAAGCtctgaagatgaaaagcaaaatatttcccaGCCTTGAATATTCATAAGGAGAACAGTATACGCAGCTCAACTGCAGGGAAATTTATTCAGAATTCATAGACAGGAATAAGGTGTTTTTTCAGAATAATTGCACCGTTAAATGTTCAACCTATTAAATGATAAAACTTAAACATTTATTACAGGAGACCCAGATGAAGCATAAAGATGAGCGGGCCAAACTCACCAATACCATTCTCAGTGACATTAAAGTAATCAAACTGTATGGCTGGGAGAAAACGTTCATGGAGAAAGTGCTTGGTATCCGGAAGCAAGAACTTCAGGCCCTAAAAAGATCTCAGATTCTCTTCTCAGCATCTCTAGCTTCTTTCCATTCATCGACTTTCCTGGTGAGTGGTTCGCCTTCCTACATAAAACATGCTATTACTTCCGTTTCTCTTTGGACTGCTGTCTGGACAGATTTTTCCTGCGGGACAGCTAAAGATAAAGTCTGCCTGGAGGAGTTCATGGTCTCACAGGAGTTTCTAAGCCACAGTGAAATCAGCCACACAGACATTTACACCATCCTAACAGTTCCGGGGAGAAGTCGTCTGGTGTGGCAATATGCTCCAGGCAGACTGAGCCTGTTTTGCAAGAACCACCTGGAGACCTCCAGCTAGACAGAGTTCATGGCACAGTTAGTAGCTGCACAAGCCACTTTTGCACTTGCAGCTCAGCCATGTGTGTTTTCAATGGGAAACAGCTGTGTTTTCACCTTGCTGTGGCTGCAGCAACAAAACTTCCTTAAAACAGAACAAGCGTCAAACGATCAACTTTGGTTTTGTCACCAATATGCAAGACCTTTGCCTGTGATATTTGCAGGATGGTACCCTGTATGTGGGTGATAGCCTGGGTTTAACTAAATGGGTTCCAGGGTCTTTAGCAAGGGGCCTGTCACCCTTGAACCGTTCTCTTCCGTGTCTGAAGCAAAtcgtttgcttttcctttgctcccTTTCAGATTGCATTTGTCATGTTTGCTGTCTACACCCTGGTGGATAACACACACGTGCTGGATGCTCAGAAGGCCTTTGTATCTTTAACACTGATCAATATTCTCAACACTGCGCATTCCTTCCTGCCATTCTCCATAAATGCTGCTGTCCAGGTTAATTGCAGGCtatgttcctttttctttaaccATAAGTAGTTTTTTTACATATCACCATTAACAGGTAAACATAGGGATTTCTTAGGGCTTTGAACGTCAGGGCTAGCTATTTAATTGCTATTGTGAAACAGTGAAGTGCAAGGACTTGCAGCTAAAGGTACTTCgtagttttgtttttcagaaaggcTCTCTATATATTGACAAAACAGTCACCAAGAACAATTCTTAAGTCTTTTGGGGCCAATCACAAGGACCATTAGATCTCAGAGGTGCTTCCAGTTCTGTTTTTAACCATAGAAATACGAATAGATGGGGCAAAATCTCCATGGGAGATCAATGGAAACCCTGTTAGTCCAGGCCAGAGAGAAAAGCAAGTCCTTGTCCAGTAACAAATTGGGAAATTGCACTTTTCTTCTCGCACCCTAAAAAGACTGCCACAACTCTTCACCTCCGGATGCAATCATTGGAAAGATTGTAGGATGAACTAGAGAAAAAAAGCACCCATTTCAATGTgtgaacagaagagaaaacacagggAAGAATATGGGGTTTTATTAAGCTAAGTGGAAACAAAGGCAGTTAACGTAAGGAAGAGCATTGTTTATCTAAGCTGACAGCATCTGCCACATAGCACCTAGTCAACAGTCTAAGTGGGTCTTCAAGTTGAGTCTTCACTTTGAGTTTTAGCTCCCTTTCTATTCTAAATTATTCTTTTGTGTGCTTCTTCATTTCAGGCCAAAGTGTCTTTAAACCGCTTAGCAGCTTTTCTGAATCTGGAAGAACTAAATCCTGAGAGCTTAAGCAGAAACACTTCTGACTGTGGTGAGCTTTTGTGTTAGCATTGTTGTCTTATAAGAGGAATAGCTTCCATTGTTCAGCTTCCACTCTTTCCTCTCTTGACACTGGCAGGCACCCTAAGTGTTTGCTCCTCACTGTCACTTTCTCTCTCAGgcctatttatttctaaaaatgaaatcTAATCTGGTAATTAACCCCTTCTTTCTATACTTAAGGCTCATTTTATGTAATATAAATACATACTGACACATAAAGTCACATACACAGGGATGTTTCTGCACCTACCTTTGAATTCACAAGTGTTCTATTTCTCCTCATATTTTAGTACAGGCAAGTATCATCATAAGAAACGGGACTTTTTGCTGGAGCAAAGAAACTTCTTGTCTTAGAAGGTACAGACTTACCCTTAAGTCATCTCAATTCTGTAGGTCAGGGTGGATGCCGAATGAAGTAATTCCTCAGGGCCTAAGTGAAACCAGCATGGAATATCTACAGGCTTCTGAGTTTGCTTCATATTTAACATTGAATTCTGAAAATTATCAAGTCAGACGAAATGTAATCTTGCTTTTATGCCTGGGAGCGTATAAACAGGGATGTATCTGTATCTGGATGTTGCCTTAATACACGGAGACTACTTTCTTTACACAATTTTCTTGTCCAAATATGAAATTACAGTAATTTAAGTCAAAAAAGTAGAGTTGATGGTATGCAGATAATATATAAGACATCACTACATGCTTATTTCAAAAAGGCGTTGCGACTTTAAAGAAGAAACAGTGTTGAAAAGTTCTGATGTTTGGGAACGTTTTATACTCAGTGCTTTGGGCTAGCCTATCTCCAGAGCGGGGACCTGAGTCTTGGATCTGGGTTTGAAACTCAGATGGAGATGTGGATGAAGACTTTCTGGTTGGAGTTGTCTTTGAAGGGATGACTCTTGTTCTGCTGCAAAAAGTCAGCATGACAGGAAGAGTAACCCTGTGCAACCGAGGCCACAAATATGAAATTAGGGGGTTTAGGTGGTATGTTTTTATTGCTACAAAACAATGGCAAGAATTGTGGtcgttttcttttcagaaagtgtATCTAAAAGGTGATAAGAGATTATCTTTTTTCTCTAGTATAGATCTTACTGTACCCCAAGGCTCCTTGCTTGCTGTAGTTGGCCAGGTGGGTGCTGGAAAGTCCTCCTTGCTGTCAGCGTTACTCGGTGAGCTGGAGAAGACAGATGGCTGCGTGACCGTGAAGGTAAATTTCCCCCTGAGTGTTTGCTTCTAATTAGGCTGTCTTCAGGAACAGTAAGGTATGAACTGAGGCATCAGGTACTTGATGAAAATCCATTTACTGCTGAATTTTATCAAAGGCTTTATGTAGCAGCCTGCATTTAATTATCTGAAAGTGCTTAAGACCTCTCAGCTGAGCCTGGCCCTTGGGAATGGGAACTGGAACAGGACTTCAAAGATCCAGTTACATTTTCCACTGTGACAGTGAGCTGAAGTGGCATTCTGGTAAATCATGACACATACTTGCACCCCTATTTCCTTCCTCCTGTGTGAGAAAATGAGACTGCAGACTCATACTTTGCAAAGTCCCCTGAGACCTGTTAATGGTGATGATCGTTCCAGATTTCTGTAAAGCTAATTGTGAGAGTTTTTCTTCAAAGACGAGTTCCCACAGTGTCAAGTTGAGCTTATGAAACCGATTGTAACATTCTTCTACTTCCATTTTTATAGGGCACTGCAGCTTATGTCCCCCAGCAAGCTTGGATACAAAATGCTTCGGTGGAAGATAATATTCTGTTTGGGAAAGAGATGGATGAAACATGGTTCAATAGAGTGATAGATGCTTGTGCACTACAACCTGATTTAGAGTGCTTCCCTGCAGGGCGGAAGAGTGAAATTGGAGAGAAGGTACTGGCTTAGGTTTGTATTTTGGTTAACTTTTCCATGAGTGGCTACAACTTTGGGTGTCCTGCTTAAAACACCTACAAAAGGACTAAACTTGCAGCGGGCAGGTGCTCAGTAATTTCTGAAAAGTCGGGCCATGATTTAACAGGGTCTGAAGCTCAACTCCTGACAGTTAACCTAACCAGAGATATGAGAGTTGCTCAAGACAAAGATCAACAAATCCAGGTCATTCTTGGGTCCTCTTTTGCAGGAGAGTGGACTTGCCAAGAGAATCTGCCTCTGCAACTCAGGAGCCCtatttggagggagggagggagggagggagggagaggagagagagagatactctgatttaaaaataaagaactcaTAAAACCTCAGTGTAAAATGGAGCCAACAGTTAGAAAAATATGCTGTAGCTTTGGAATAAACAGTGTCAATGCATTTTTACAGGGAATAAATATATCTGGAGGGCAGAAGCAAAGAGTGAACCTTGCTCGTGCTGTGTACCAGAAGGCTTCAATTTACCTACTAGATGATCCCCTCTCGTCTGTTGATGCCCATGTTGGACAGCACATTTTTGAACATGTTCTTGGACCCAAAGGCTTACTGAAGGACAAGGTGTGTTATAATTCCTGAACCGTAAAAGAATGCAAAATATATCTCATCATCAGGGCCCCTGAAACATTTCCAGTAAGGTGGGTTACTCACTTTATCAAAGACTCCCAAATTCTTTTTCGCTAGTGGCAGCACGTGTACTACTGTTAACAACAGTGGAAGCAGAATGGGTAACCTCTGCAGTCCACACAGTACATAGAAGTCCTGCAGAGAATCTCACTTAGGGAGGAAGACTGAAAAGTTATCCTCGTGCAAACCACATGCCTAGTTCCAGCCTTATTTCTACAGAAAGTTTGTAGTTGATCACCCCTCCACTCCCAAGTTCTGAACTTTAAAAACGGGCACAAAGCTGTGCTGCAAAGATAAACTTCATCAAAGAGACAGTCAGAAGTGacaggaataaaaaacaaaaatacctccAAGTTAGTAAAAATCATAGCTCACCCTGAGTACATATCTTTCTTCAGAAGACAGCTGACTGCAACGGTTTGAGCAAACAGGGAAACACCAGAACAATTGTAACCGTTCCCTCTTTATTCAAGCAGACTCGTGTGCTGGTGACTCACACAATCAACATTTTGCCTCAAGTAGACAACATTGTTTTTCTGGTGGATGGAACGATCTCAGAAATCGGTTCCTACCAAGCACTTCTAGAGAGAAATGGAGCCTTTGCAGAATTTCTTCATTCACACAttactgcagaagagaaggcaggcACTGGTTTTCCAGGTAACCCAAATGAGTTAGAATCATTCTTCCTAGGTCTATCAGTCAATTGTTTACTTAATATTATACTTAACATTAAAGAACTTGGGAGGGGGAGGGGGTCTGCTGCTCTTCACAgttgggaggagagaaaagagaataaaactggaaaagccagtcttgtatttgttttattatgGACATTTAAAGCCGAGACCCTACTGCAGTAAGCTGTTGCTTTGtgtggggaaaaatatgcctgtcAAATTAGCTGTCTCATCACCTCAAAACTGGTTCTTGAGCAAACATCTTAGTAGACAACAGTCATGCAGTAAACAGAATTACCCACTATGTATGCCTGTTCTTCAAGCCTTACCTTGCTATGTCTACCCTTAGAAACAATTCTTTCTAATGAGTTTCCTCCGTATTATCAGTCTCTCAAAGGCTATACAGAACAAAAAGGGATTCTaaagcatttagaaaaagaaTGCATTTATTTCACAGCTGTAGGAGACACCAGATTCATCATCACCTCTAGAAATGGTCCGTCACaggagaagttctctaggtaagCTTAAAGCTGTCTCAGACACTGAAGAACTTGCTCCAAAAGCCCATAAAAGCCTACATAGAGGCTCTTACTGTGTATGATACAGTTTGGGATTGATCtgtaaattaataataaacaaacaaaaatcaagaatAGGTGAGAAACGGCCCTTGAATGTGGAGGTTGACTAACATTTTCTCCATATTTCACAAGGAGCCAGAATTCGTTCTAGAGTTCATGTACAGGGCATGTTGATAATTTGCTTGCTGTTCACTTCCCATGGGGCTGTAAGGTCTGGCTCACTTCAAACCAACCACAGCTAGTGAATGCCTAAAGCCCCTGTTTGTTAATAGCTTGACAAAGCCCCATCCCTGTGATAATATGGACAGTGGCTGGGGTCACTCTGGAAGACGCTGAAAACTGCAGCCCTCAAAATAGGCACGAATATAGGGGTGGATGGATAAGGAGGTCCAGCTTTAAAACACTTATTGCCTTGGCTAAAGTTGaaaggatttctgttttctttatgaagTGACAGTTCAGTCAAATCTTCTGCTATGGAAAGGGAGACCATTCCTGTAAGTCAAGACTGTACCACTGCTGCAGCCACCAAAGGAAGATTAACCAAGGGAGAGAAAACTCAGCATGGCAGGGTAAGCACAGCACCTTCCTATAAAGG is a genomic window of Rissa tridactyla isolate bRisTri1 chromosome 8, bRisTri1.patW.cur.20221130, whole genome shotgun sequence containing:
- the ABCC6 gene encoding ATP-binding cassette sub-family C member 6 isoform X4 — translated: MTAGGALCGSREGSAGLWDWNQTWYTNTPRFTQCFESTVIAWIPCIYLWICFPFYYLYLRHKNKGYIRMSPIFKTKMVLGFILVILCFSNVFFTLWETSQGIPQAPAFFISPAVVGITMILAMFLTHAERTTGIQSSGILLVYWLLSFVAAVVVFSSKVQHALKKGFLEDHFRHVTTYLYASLVLGELVLFCLVDHPPFFSKAVSSASQCPEASSSFLSKITYWWFSGLVWKGCQQSLGVDDLWPVRKEDSAEEIVACAEREWKKCRSRTQQKMESATFKKGQKSETGIAESEETEVLLQSEYSQSGPLLKAFWSMFGTYFLLSTACLVICDVFLFSVPKLLSLFLEFIEDEEAPSWHGYFYAFAMFLLACLQTLFEQRYMYMCLVLGLRLKTAVTGLVYRKILVMSNASRKAATVGEIVNLVSVDVQKLMDLIIYFNGTWLAPIRIIICFIFLWQLLGPSALASIAVFFFLLPLNFMITKKRSQFQETQMKHKDERAKLTNTILSDIKVIKLYGWEKTFMEKVLGIRKQELQALKRSQILFSASLASFHSSTFLIAFVMFAVYTLVDNTHVLDAQKAFVSLTLINILNTAHSFLPFSINAAVQAKVSLNRLAAFLNLEELNPESLSRNTSDCVQASIIIRNGTFCWSKETSCLRSIDLTVPQGSLLAVVGQVGAGKSSLLSALLGELEKTDGCVTVKGTAAYVPQQAWIQNASVEDNILFGKEMDETWFNRVIDACALQPDLECFPAGRKSEIGEKGINISGGQKQRVNLARAVYQKASIYLLDDPLSSVDAHVGQHIFEHVLGPKGLLKDKTRVLVTHTINILPQVDNIVFLVDGTISEIGSYQALLERNGAFAEFLHSHITAEEKAGTGFPAVGDTRFIITSRNGPSQEKFSSDSSVKSSAMERETIPVSQDCTTAAATKGRLTKGEKTQHGRVNASIYAAYLKATGLPLCVYIILLFTCQQAVSFSRGYWLSIWTDDPVHNGTQQHTEMRVGVFCALGVVQALVRFVSIAAVLLGGVLASHKLFLQLLRNVARSPMVFFEQTPIGNLLNRFSREMDAIDSVIPDKVKSLLGFLFNLMEIYLVIIVATPKAAMAIVPLTVLYAAIQHFYVITSCQLRRIEAASRSPIYSHISETFQGSSVIRAYKDQERFILKSNFLVDENQRICFPGAVADRWLATNLEFLGNGIVLFAALFAAMGRTHLSPGTAGFSVSYALQMPSPTKPCCHC